GCGACTTGGCTGGCTGCCGCGGTGATGGCATCCGCCGAGGTTTCCTGCAGCATCGGGTGCTGAGAGTCCATGATCGTGCGGTAGAGCGGGTCTGACTCGACGCGTTGCGCAATGCGGTCCATGATGGACACGGCTTCGATGGGATAGTCTCCAGACGCCGTCTCGGCAGAAAGCATGACAGCGTCGGCGCCGTCGTAGACCGCCGTCGCCACGTCGGAGGCCTCAGCCCGCGTCGGTGCCGGAGCGCTTACCATCGATTCCAGCATCTGGGTTGCAACGATCACCGGCTTGCCGGCCAGACGCGCTTCCCGCACGATCCGCTTCTGGATTGAAGGAACGTCCTCCGGCGGCAGTTCGACACCAAGGTCGCCGCGCGCGACCATCACGCCGTCGGACAGCTCGACGATCATTTCAAGATGTTCAATGGCCTGGGGCTTTTCCATCTTCGACAGCAGCGCTGCACGACCGCCAATGAGCTTGCGCGCTTCTGCCACATCCTCCGGGCGTTGCACGAAACTCAGCGCCACCCAGTCCACGCCATGGTCGAGCGCGAAAGCCAGATCGGCACGATCCTTCGGAGTCAGCGGCGACAGCGGCAGAACGACGCCAGGTACGTTCACGCCCTTGCGATTGGACAGCTTGGTGCCGCTGACGACAATGGTGTCGGCGAAATCAGGACCGCAAACCACGACGCTGAGACGGACGCGTCCATCATCGAGCAGGAGTTCGGCACCGGGCTGGAGTGCTGCGAAGATCTCGGGATGCGGCATGCCGACGCGCGTCTCGTCACCCGGCTCCAGGGAAAGATCCAACCGGAGCCTTTGCCCCTGGCTGAGGGAAACAACGCCATCTCGAAAAGTGGCAAGGCGTAGCTTTGGGCCTTGGAGGTCGGCCATGATCGCAATCGGCCGGCCGAATTCCTGCTCAAGCGCGCGAATGAGTTTCAGCCGTTCACCGTGGTCGGCGTGGCTGCCATGGCTGAAATTGAGACGGAAGACGTCCACACCCGCCATGAACAGCTCACGGATACGCTCCGCGGTAGAACTCGACGGCCCGAGGGTGGCAACGATCTTGGTCTTGCGCTGACGCGGGGAAAGAGCTGAGGTACTAGGATGCAGAAGGGCCATGGACCGGTTACTCCTGAAACAATGCAGGATGTACAGTTTGCCGCCTCGTCCCAGAGGTGGAGCGTAGGCGCCACTTGGTACTGGAGTTGGCTCTACGGGCAGACGAGTCAGGACAGCGCTCAATGATCGTCGGGTGGCCGTCGCATACCACCTCCCTACGCATTCAATGACAGCGCTGTCAGCTACCACCGTAGCGTTGCGCCCGTACCTTGAGAAGGGTTTTCTTAATCGTCTTCTGCGACAAGTCGCCCATCCTCGCGCTCATCTTGCCGAAGAAAGTTGCCACCGGACCTTGGGGTTGAACCTCCAGAACGTGGCAAATGGCAATCGGCAGCCCTATGTTGTCATGAACTCTTGAACCGGCTTACCGAAGGGACATTCGTGTCAGATCCCCTGTCCACCCATACCAAACGGAAGCCAGGAAAGAAGGCGCCCCAGCCGGATCAGAAAAAAGCCGCTTCCCGCACTTCGAGCCGGTCTTCCGGCAGCGTCACACTCGAAGAAGTGGCGCGGATGGCCGGAGTGGCGCCGATCACTGTGTCCCGGGCGATCAACCGACCGGAACTGGTGACCAAGGACACGCTGGATCATATCCGGGAGGTGATCGCCCGCACCGGCTACGTGCCGAACCTGCTGGCTGGCGGCCTCGCTTCCAAGCGCAGCCGGCTGGTGGCGGCCATCGTCCCGACCATCGGCAACTCGATCTTCGCCGAAGCGGTCGAATGTCTCACCGACCGGCTGGGCGAGGCCGGCTACAAGGTGCTGCTGGGCCTGTCGGGCTATCCCTCATCGCGGGAGGACGAGCTGCTCGCCACGGTGCTGAGCCGCCGCCCCGACGCGGTGTTCCTCACCGGCATCACCCATTCGCCCGAAAGCCGGCAGCGGCTTCTGGCGGCAAAGATTCCGGTCGTGGAGACCTGGGATCTCACGCCCACGCCCATCGACATGCTCGTCGGCTTCTCGCATGAGAAGCTCGGGCGCGCGGTTGCGGCCTATCTGATCGGCAAGGGATACCGCCGCCTCGGCCTGGTCTGGGCGAGCGACGAACGCGCCGCCGTCCGCCGCCGGGGCTTCGAGGAGGCCGCGGCCGAACGCGGCGTCACCGACATCCAGGTCGCGATCCTGCCGGCGCCAGGCAACCTGAAGCTCGGGCGCGATGGGCTGGCGAAGCTGCTGGATGGGCCTCAGCGTCCGGATGCCGTCTTCTGCAGCTCCGACGCGCTTGCACAAGGCGTCCTGACCGAGGCCCAGGCCCGCGGCCTGTCGGTGCCGGGCGATCTTGCGATCATGGGCTTCGGCGACCTTGAATTCGCCCCCTACACCTATCCCGCCCTCTCCACCGTACGGATCGACCGGCGGGCGATCGGCCTGCTGGCGGCCGAAGCGATGCTCGCGCGGTTCGAAGACAAGCCCGTCGAGAAGATCGTCGACATCGGCTTCGAGATCGTGGAGCGGGAAAGCACCTGAGCCCGACCTGTCCGTCGATCAGGCAAAGCGCCCGATCAGGTAAAAGGAAGGTCGATACCCAGCACCGGAACATTCCGGACCCACTCCGCATGGCCGACTTCCGTATCGCCGGAGTCGATCCCGTGCAGCACGGCAAGCTCCACCGCCGCCGCGAGTATCGCCATGACCATGAACTTCAGGGCGAAGCGATGAAATTCCGCCGGCTGTTCTGACATTTTACGCTCCTGATCGCGATGCGTTTGCATCGGGTGAAAGGGCGGCGGGACCATCCCCGTCGTTCTCCAGTATTGTTGACAGCGCTGTCACTGCGTGCAACAGCCTGTTCCGCATGACTGGCTTTCCGATGCTGCACCGCAGCGTAGCGCTATTATGGAGACAGGTCCGCCCGTTCCTTGCCGCTCGCAGCGCTATTATTGGGCAATGACTTGCCGGCGTCATAGCAAAGGCGCTGGAAAGACGCGGACATCATGCCACTCCCCAGAAGTGTAGCCCGACCCAGGCAAAGGATGCGGCGCCCTGCCGCAGGTTGCGAGAAGAGCTTTTTGTTTTCAGGGCGTTAGGCGCATCACGCCCATTTTTCGCTGACAGCGTTGTCATTGATGCCGTGGACACGGTCAAATTTCCCCTTGGCTCTGCGGAATGGCAGCGCTATCAATTGGTCACTGATAGCGCTGCGAAACCAAGGGACCGCCCATTGGGCAGGACCCGCGAAAGCGCCAAACCGTGACCTTCCGCAAGGCACAAGCCAAAGCCCCCAAAAAGCAAGAAACGGGCTGGAGCCGGGCGGTATCATAGGGAGCAATGTCCATGTCCGCTGAAGCCTCCATACCAACCGAGACGGCGGTTGACGGAACGGCCACAAAGGCAGCATCCACCCAGGCGAAGCCGACGCATGTGCGCTACCTGATCGTGCTCATGCTGTTCATCCTGACCGCTGTGAACTATGCCGACCGCGCCACGCTGTCGATCGCCGGTCCCGCCGCCTCCAAGCAGCTCGGCCTCGACGCCGTCGCCATGGGATACGTCTTCTCCGCCTTCGGCTGGGCCTATGTGCTGGCCCAGCTTCCCGGCGGCTGGCTGCTCGACCGTTTCGGCTCCAAGACCATCTATTTCTTCAGCCTGATCACCTGGTCGATCTTCACCCTGATGCAGGGCTTCGTCGGCTTCCTCGGCGCCGGCACAGCCATCCTCGCGCTGTTCGCCCTGCGCTTCATGGTCGGCCTGACAGAAGCGCCGTCCTTCCCGGCGAACTCTCGCATCGTCTCCGCCTGGTTCCCGACGGCGGAACGCGGCACCGCCTCGGCCGTCTTCAATTCGGCGCAGTATTTCGCCACCGTGATCTTTGCCCCGCTGATGGCCTGGATCACCGCAACCTACGGCTGGCAGTACGTCTTCTACGTCATGGGCGTGCTGGGCATCGTGCTCGGCTTCGTCTGGATGAAGGTTCTGTACAGCCCGAAGGACCACCCGCTCATCAACAAGGCCGAGCTCGATCACATCGAGCAGGGCGGCGGTCTGGTCGACATGGACAACGCCAAGAAGGCCAAGGCCAGCGGCGGTCCGAAGCTCGGCTACCTGAAGCAGCTGCTGTCCAACCGCATGCTGCTGGGCATCTACATCGGCCAATACGCCATCACCACACTGACCTACTTCTTCCTGACCTGGTTCCCGGTCTACCTCGTCCAGGGCCGCGGCATGACCATCCTGAAGGCCGGCCTGATCGCCTCGGTTCCCGCCATCGCCGGCTTCATCGGCGGCGTGCTGGGCGGCGTGATCTCCGACTGGCTGATCAAGAAGGGCTACTCGCTGTCCGTTGCCCGCAAGACGCCGATCGTGCTCGGCATGCTGATGTCGATGAGCATGATCGCCTGCAACTACGTCGATGCCGAATGGCTGGTCGTCGCCATCATGGCGCTCGCCTTCTTCGGCAAGGGTGTCGGTGCGCTGGGCTGGGCCGTGGTGGCCGACACCTCGCCGAAGGAGATTGGCGGCTTGTCGGGTGCCCTGTTCAACACCTTCGGCAACACCGCCGGCATCACCACCCCGATCGTCATCGGTTATCTGGTCGCCGCATCCGGTTCCTTCGACGGTGCGCTGATCTTCGTCGCCGCCAACGCCGCCGTCGCGATCCTCAGCTACCTGTTCATCGTCGGCGAGATCAAGCGCGTGGAACTCAAGAAGCTCTGAGCCGTCCGCGCCGGGACCCGATCCGCCCCCCTCATCACACGATCATCCGAAGCGGAGCGCGGCTCCAATCGCCGCGCCCCTTCCCTGGAGACCCACCATGGCTTCCCAATCCTCCCCCAAAGTCACCGAAATGCTGGTCGTGCCGGTCGCCGGCCATGACGGCATGCTGCTGAACCTGTCGGGCGCCCACGCCCCGTTCTTCACCCGCAACGTGGTGATCCTGAAGGACAGCGCCGGCCACACCGGCGTCGGCGAGGTCCCCGGCGGCGAGAAGATCCGCCAGACCCTGGAGGACGCCCGCGCCCTGGTGGTGGGCCAGCCGATCGGCGCCTTCAACAACATCCTGAACGCCGCCCGCAAGGCCTTCGCCGACCGAGACTCCGGCGGCCGCGGCCTGCAGACCTTCGACCTCCGCATCGCCATCCACGCCGTCACCGCTCTGGAAGCGGCGCTGCTCGACCTGCTGGGTCAGTTCCTGGAGGTTCCGGTCGCCGCACTGCTCGGCGAGGGCCAGCAGCGCGATGCGGTCGAGATGCTGGGCTACCTGTTCTATGTCGGCGACCGCACCAAGACCGACCTGCCCTATCGCAGCGAACCCGATGCCAAGAACGACTGGTTCCGCCTGCGCCATGAGGTCGCCCTGACGCCTGAGGCGGTGATCCGGCTGGCCGAAGCCGCCCACGACCGCTACGGCTTCAACGACTTCAAGCTGAAGGGCGGCGTGCTGCGCGGCGAGGATGAAATCGAGGCGGTGACGGCGCTGGCCAAGCGCTTCCCGCAAGCGCGCATCACGCTCGACCCCAACGGCGCCTGGTCGCTGGAAGAGGCGATTCGCCTGTGCAAGGGCAAGGGCGACGTGCTGGCCTATGCCGAGGATCCCTGCGGCGCCGAGAAGGGCTATTCGGGCCGCGAGGTGATGGCGGAGTTCCGCCGCGCCACCGGTCTGCCGACGGCGACCAACATGATCGCCACCGACTGGCGCCAGATGGGCCACGCCATCCAGCTGCAGTCGGTCGACATCCCGCTGGCCGACCCGCATTTCTGGACCATGCAGGGCTCCGTCCGCGTCGCCCAGATGTGCCATGAATGGGGCCTGACCTGGGGCTCGCACTCCAACAACCACTTCGACATCTCGCTGGCGATGTTCACCCACGTCGCCGCCGCGGCGCCGGGCAAGATCACCGCGATCGACACCCACTGGATCTGGCAGGACGGCCAGCGCCTGACCAAGGAGCCGTTCCAGATCAAGGGCGGTCTGGTCGCCGTGCCGCAGAAGCCGGGCCTGGGCGTCGAGATCGACATGGACCAGATGGCCAAGGCGCATGAGCTCTATAAGGACCATGGCCTGGGCGCCCGCGACGACGCCATCGCCATGCAGTACCTGATCTCCGGCTGGACCTTCGACAACAAGCGCCCCTGCCTGGTGCGCTGACTGTGGTGGGGCAGCACCGCCCGCAGGACTGCTGCCCCGCTCCTTGCCTGAAACGACAAGACGTCACGAAAAGGAATTGAGATGAGCAAGATCGGCTTTATCGGATTGGGTATCATGGGCGCGCCGATGGCGGGCCACTTGCAGGCGGCGGGCCACGCGCTGTTCGTCCACACTGTCGGCCCGGTGCCCAACGCCCTGACCGCCGGCGGTGCCGTGACCTGCGGCTCCGGCAAGGAAGTGGCGGAACAGGCCGAGATCGTCTTCATCATGGTCCCCGACACCCCGGACGTCGAAAAGGTCCTGTTCAGCGCCGGCGGCGTCGCCGAAGGCTTGAGCGCCGGCAAGATCGTGGTGGACATGTCCTCCATCTCCCCGGTCGCCACCAAGGACTTCGCCCGCCGCGTCAACGAGTTGGGCTGCGACTATCTCGACGCACCGGTGTCGGGCGGGGAGGTCGGCGCCAAGGCAGCTTCCCTCACCATCATGGTCGGCGGGCCGGAGAAAGCCTTCGCCACCGTCAAGCCGCTGTTCGAGCTGATGGGCAAGAACATCACCCTGGTCGGCGGCAACGGCGACGGCCAGACCACCAAGGTCGCCAACCAGATCATCGTCGCGCTGACCATCGAGGCGGTCGGCGAGGCCCTGCTGCTCGCCGCCAAGGCCGGCGCCGATCCCGCCAAGGTCCGTCAGGCCCTGATGGGCGGCTTCGCCAACTCCCGCATCCTCGAGGTCCATGGCGACCGCATGGTCAAGCGCACCTTCGATCCGGGCTTCCGCATCGAGCTGCACCAGAAGGACCTCAACCTCGCGCTCGCCACCGCCCGCTCGCTCGGCGTCAGCCTGCCCAACACCGCAACCGCCCAGGAACTGTTCAACGCCTGCGCCGCCAACGGCGGCAAGGCCTGGGACCATTCCGGCATGGTCCGCGCCCTGGAAATGCTCGCCAACTTCGAGATCGGCCAGAAGGTCTGAACTGAAGGCCTGAGAAGGGAGGCTCGTTCCATGTCGACCGTTCCGCGCGACCTGCTGCGCCAGATGTTCGAGGCCGCAATCGCCGCCGCCCAGCCGGCGCTGTGCGTGCCGGCCAACCTGCCTGAGCCCCCCAAGGGCCGGCTGGTGGTGATCGGCGCCGGCAAGGCCTCGGCGGCGATGGCGCGGGCGGTCGAGGACCATT
Above is a genomic segment from Azospirillum humicireducens containing:
- the pyk gene encoding pyruvate kinase, yielding MALLHPSTSALSPRQRKTKIVATLGPSSSTAERIRELFMAGVDVFRLNFSHGSHADHGERLKLIRALEQEFGRPIAIMADLQGPKLRLATFRDGVVSLSQGQRLRLDLSLEPGDETRVGMPHPEIFAALQPGAELLLDDGRVRLSVVVCGPDFADTIVVSGTKLSNRKGVNVPGVVLPLSPLTPKDRADLAFALDHGVDWVALSFVQRPEDVAEARKLIGGRAALLSKMEKPQAIEHLEMIVELSDGVMVARGDLGVELPPEDVPSIQKRIVREARLAGKPVIVATQMLESMVSAPAPTRAEASDVATAVYDGADAVMLSAETASGDYPIEAVSIMDRIAQRVESDPLYRTIMDSQHPMLQETSADAITAAASQVAKTIRAAAIVTYTTSGSTTLRASRERPEVPVLCLASNIATARRLQLAYGVHGIHTRDIDNFSEMVQKAVRYAHSSGLAQDGQRVVITAGVPFGVPGNTNILRIARVERPPQGTATQHESAALSAVGSA
- a CDS encoding LacI family DNA-binding transcriptional regulator; translated protein: MAGVAPITVSRAINRPELVTKDTLDHIREVIARTGYVPNLLAGGLASKRSRLVAAIVPTIGNSIFAEAVECLTDRLGEAGYKVLLGLSGYPSSREDELLATVLSRRPDAVFLTGITHSPESRQRLLAAKIPVVETWDLTPTPIDMLVGFSHEKLGRAVAAYLIGKGYRRLGLVWASDERAAVRRRGFEEAAAERGVTDIQVAILPAPGNLKLGRDGLAKLLDGPQRPDAVFCSSDALAQGVLTEAQARGLSVPGDLAIMGFGDLEFAPYTYPALSTVRIDRRAIGLLAAEAMLARFEDKPVEKIVDIGFEIVEREST
- a CDS encoding MFS transporter codes for the protein MLFILTAVNYADRATLSIAGPAASKQLGLDAVAMGYVFSAFGWAYVLAQLPGGWLLDRFGSKTIYFFSLITWSIFTLMQGFVGFLGAGTAILALFALRFMVGLTEAPSFPANSRIVSAWFPTAERGTASAVFNSAQYFATVIFAPLMAWITATYGWQYVFYVMGVLGIVLGFVWMKVLYSPKDHPLINKAELDHIEQGGGLVDMDNAKKAKASGGPKLGYLKQLLSNRMLLGIYIGQYAITTLTYFFLTWFPVYLVQGRGMTILKAGLIASVPAIAGFIGGVLGGVISDWLIKKGYSLSVARKTPIVLGMLMSMSMIACNYVDAEWLVVAIMALAFFGKGVGALGWAVVADTSPKEIGGLSGALFNTFGNTAGITTPIVIGYLVAASGSFDGALIFVAANAAVAILSYLFIVGEIKRVELKKL
- the gudD gene encoding glucarate dehydratase, which gives rise to MASQSSPKVTEMLVVPVAGHDGMLLNLSGAHAPFFTRNVVILKDSAGHTGVGEVPGGEKIRQTLEDARALVVGQPIGAFNNILNAARKAFADRDSGGRGLQTFDLRIAIHAVTALEAALLDLLGQFLEVPVAALLGEGQQRDAVEMLGYLFYVGDRTKTDLPYRSEPDAKNDWFRLRHEVALTPEAVIRLAEAAHDRYGFNDFKLKGGVLRGEDEIEAVTALAKRFPQARITLDPNGAWSLEEAIRLCKGKGDVLAYAEDPCGAEKGYSGREVMAEFRRATGLPTATNMIATDWRQMGHAIQLQSVDIPLADPHFWTMQGSVRVAQMCHEWGLTWGSHSNNHFDISLAMFTHVAAAAPGKITAIDTHWIWQDGQRLTKEPFQIKGGLVAVPQKPGLGVEIDMDQMAKAHELYKDHGLGARDDAIAMQYLISGWTFDNKRPCLVR
- the glxR gene encoding 2-hydroxy-3-oxopropionate reductase; protein product: MSKIGFIGLGIMGAPMAGHLQAAGHALFVHTVGPVPNALTAGGAVTCGSGKEVAEQAEIVFIMVPDTPDVEKVLFSAGGVAEGLSAGKIVVDMSSISPVATKDFARRVNELGCDYLDAPVSGGEVGAKAASLTIMVGGPEKAFATVKPLFELMGKNITLVGGNGDGQTTKVANQIIVALTIEAVGEALLLAAKAGADPAKVRQALMGGFANSRILEVHGDRMVKRTFDPGFRIELHQKDLNLALATARSLGVSLPNTATAQELFNACAANGGKAWDHSGMVRALEMLANFEIGQKV